In Luteimonas sp. MC1750, the following proteins share a genomic window:
- a CDS encoding amidohydrolase family protein, with translation MHEATWSRRQVLATLAAAAASAALPRARARRPAAGTVGVAGAGDAGDAGLLLRDVRLVDGSGAPARATDVLVRGDAIAGIGQIPARGAHGLRVVEGGGRVLAPGFIDLHTHGDPLESAFTPFLAMGVTTVVLGQDGGSPALAGAGREAGSLPAWMGAVAAATPDINIATLSGHGALRRRAGIDDGTRRPSDAELERLQAVLEADLRAGAFGLSTGLEYVPGRYAEMRELAALGPVVARFDGVAMSHMRSEDADDVRASIRELVEAAGPARAHVSHLKMVYGQGEAAAVELLAFLQGLRGRGNSPTADAYPYEASYTGIAILFPEWALPPNDYAAVVAARGDALRAHLQARMAKRNGPGALLFGTGPHAGRRLDQVAEAEGRPFVEVLVELGPGGGQAAHFVMDRALQDRLLLEPFVAIASDGSPGGSHPRGAGTFAKWIGEFAAADARVPLEEAVRKATSLPASILGLRDRGLVRIGAKADLVLFDPGRVQARADYIDPTALAEGFDLVLVNGRPAFGAGTAGVRAGRLLRRGHQVAGA, from the coding sequence ATGCACGAGGCGACGTGGTCCAGGCGGCAGGTGCTGGCAACGCTGGCCGCGGCCGCCGCCAGCGCGGCCCTTCCACGCGCCCGCGCGCGGCGGCCGGCAGCCGGGACAGTCGGGGTGGCCGGGGCAGGCGATGCGGGCGATGCGGGCCTGCTGCTGCGCGACGTGCGCCTGGTCGACGGCAGCGGCGCGCCGGCACGCGCCACCGACGTGCTGGTACGCGGTGACGCGATCGCCGGCATCGGACAGATCCCGGCGCGCGGTGCGCACGGGCTGCGCGTGGTCGAGGGCGGCGGCCGCGTGCTCGCGCCGGGCTTCATCGACCTGCACACCCACGGCGATCCGCTCGAGTCCGCGTTCACGCCCTTCCTGGCGATGGGCGTGACCACGGTGGTGCTGGGCCAGGACGGCGGCAGCCCCGCGCTGGCCGGCGCAGGGCGGGAGGCCGGCAGCCTGCCCGCGTGGATGGGCGCGGTCGCCGCCGCCACGCCCGACATCAATATCGCCACCCTGTCGGGCCACGGCGCGCTGCGCCGCCGGGCCGGGATCGACGACGGGACGCGCAGGCCCTCGGACGCGGAGCTCGAACGGCTGCAGGCGGTGCTCGAGGCCGACCTGCGTGCCGGCGCCTTCGGCCTGTCGACGGGGCTCGAATACGTGCCCGGCCGCTATGCGGAGATGCGCGAACTGGCGGCGCTGGGGCCGGTGGTCGCGCGCTTCGACGGCGTGGCGATGAGCCATATGCGCTCCGAGGACGCCGACGACGTGCGCGCGTCGATCCGCGAACTGGTGGAGGCGGCGGGCCCGGCACGCGCGCACGTCTCGCACCTGAAGATGGTCTATGGCCAGGGCGAAGCCGCCGCCGTGGAGCTGCTGGCCTTCCTGCAGGGACTGCGCGGCCGGGGCAATAGCCCCACCGCCGACGCCTACCCGTACGAGGCCAGCTACACCGGCATCGCCATCCTGTTCCCGGAATGGGCGCTGCCGCCGAACGACTATGCGGCGGTCGTCGCGGCCCGCGGCGACGCGCTGCGCGCGCACCTGCAGGCGCGGATGGCGAAGCGCAATGGCCCCGGCGCACTCCTCTTCGGCACCGGCCCGCACGCCGGACGCCGCCTGGACCAGGTCGCGGAGGCCGAAGGTCGTCCGTTCGTCGAGGTGCTGGTCGAGCTCGGCCCCGGCGGCGGCCAGGCGGCACATTTCGTCATGGACCGCGCGCTGCAGGACCGGCTGCTGCTCGAGCCCTTCGTCGCCATCGCCAGCGACGGCTCGCCCGGCGGCAGCCATCCGCGGGGCGCCGGCACGTTCGCGAAGTGGATCGGGGAGTTCGCCGCGGCGGATGCGCGGGTGCCGCTGGAGGAAGCGGTGCGCAAGGCCACCTCGCTGCCGGCGTCGATCCTGGGACTGCGCGACCGCGGGCTGGTGCGCATCGGCGCGAAAGCCGATCTGGTCCTGTTCGATCCGGGCCGCGTGCAGGCCCGTGCCGATTACATCGATCCCACGGCGCTGGCCGAAGGCTTCGACCTGGTGCTGGTGAACGGCCGGCCCGCCTTCGGGGCCGGCACGGCCGGCGTGCGTGCCGGCCGGCTGCTGCGCAGGGGCCACCAGGTCGCGGGTGCCTGA
- a CDS encoding DUF3228 family protein, with the protein MSIVLTDFARARLFPREPRRNTIQDCTPAQFERHLNDVAPLQVLEGYAPFCRLHVHRNWTSTRCLAVPVTDANRHLLRSAYEARTREELPVLVRWFEGLEPPVADYLVVILYSREQMAKEGTPIDADWGVVGCMYTAEPVETPMAPITMMRNALGVEEGGSGVPIDRDAYRRAVAFWDAHANWRG; encoded by the coding sequence ATGTCCATCGTCCTCACCGATTTCGCCCGCGCGCGGCTGTTTCCGCGCGAACCACGGCGCAACACCATCCAGGACTGCACCCCTGCGCAGTTCGAACGCCATCTCAACGACGTCGCGCCGCTGCAGGTGCTCGAGGGTTACGCGCCGTTCTGCCGGCTGCACGTGCACCGCAACTGGACCTCGACGCGGTGCCTCGCGGTTCCGGTCACCGACGCCAACCGCCACCTGCTGCGTTCGGCCTACGAGGCGCGCACCCGCGAGGAGCTGCCGGTGCTGGTGCGCTGGTTCGAAGGCCTCGAGCCGCCGGTCGCCGACTACCTGGTGGTGATCCTCTACAGCCGCGAGCAGATGGCGAAGGAAGGCACGCCGATCGATGCCGACTGGGGCGTGGTCGGCTGCATGTACACCGCCGAGCCGGTGGAAACGCCGATGGCCCCGATCACCATGATGCGCAACGCGCTGGGCGTGGAGGAGGGCGGCTCGGGCGTGCCGATCGACCGCGATGCCTACCGCCGCGCCGTCGCGTTCTGGGACGCGCACGCCAACTGGCGCGGCTGA
- a CDS encoding MbcA/ParS/Xre antitoxin family protein: MKAAVALPACAPRRDLTGPALRAFFNITRRWELTADQERVLLGNPGRSTFFRWKRDLDGALSQDTLERISYLLGIWKALQILFPEPSQADAWVRRANDAPLFGGQSALERMLAGQVADLYSVRRYLDAQRG; this comes from the coding sequence ATGAAAGCCGCCGTCGCACTGCCTGCCTGCGCCCCGCGCCGGGACCTGACCGGACCGGCGCTGCGCGCCTTCTTCAACATCACCCGCCGCTGGGAGCTCACCGCCGACCAGGAGCGCGTGCTCCTCGGTAACCCGGGGCGTTCGACGTTCTTCCGCTGGAAGCGCGATCTCGACGGTGCGCTGTCGCAGGACACGCTGGAGCGGATCAGCTACCTGCTGGGCATCTGGAAGGCGCTGCAGATCCTGTTCCCCGAGCCGAGCCAGGCCGACGCCTGGGTCAGGCGGGCCAACGACGCCCCGCTCTTCGGCGGCCAGAGCGCGCTCGAGCGCATGCTCGCCGGGCAGGTTGCCGACCTCTACAGCGTGCGCCGGTACCTCGACGCACAGCGCGGATGA
- a CDS encoding RES family NAD+ phosphorylase produces the protein MSAPRGIGRARVAWRPSYRIVPSRFPPVGLFDRIASPADLDALFEIEGLTNPRLRQELGDLSMVPRGRRISGPGTTPVMAAFLHANPDGSRFSDGSWGVYYAARERDTAIAETIHHRQAFLRHTGEPPCVLQMRCYLADVTGRLHDIRGGWPALHDPDAYAASQAAARTLREAGSDGIVYDSARRDGGQCVAVFYPDLVSPARQGPHLHYHWDGARISHYSVIEEVTAVAAPRG, from the coding sequence ATGAGCGCGCCGCGCGGCATCGGCCGCGCCCGCGTGGCATGGCGCCCGAGCTACCGGATCGTGCCCAGCCGCTTCCCGCCCGTGGGCCTGTTCGACCGCATCGCGTCGCCGGCCGACCTCGATGCGCTGTTCGAGATCGAGGGCCTGACCAACCCGCGCCTGCGCCAGGAGCTCGGCGACCTCTCCATGGTGCCGCGCGGGCGCCGCATCAGCGGGCCCGGCACCACCCCGGTGATGGCCGCCTTCCTGCACGCCAACCCGGACGGTTCGCGCTTCTCGGACGGCAGCTGGGGCGTGTACTACGCGGCACGCGAGCGCGATACCGCCATCGCCGAAACCATCCATCACCGCCAGGCGTTCCTGCGCCACACCGGCGAACCACCCTGCGTGCTGCAGATGCGCTGCTACCTGGCCGACGTCACCGGGCGGCTGCACGACATCCGCGGCGGATGGCCCGCGCTGCACGATCCCGATGCGTACGCGGCGAGCCAGGCCGCGGCGCGCACGCTGCGCGAGGCCGGCAGCGACGGCATCGTCTACGACAGCGCGCGGCGCGACGGCGGCCAGTGCGTGGCGGTGTTCTACCCCGACCTGGTCTCGCCCGCGCGCCAGGGTCCGCACCTGCACTACCACTGGGACGGTGCGCGCATCTCCCACTACTCGGTCATCGAGGAAGTCACCGCGGTCGCGGCGCCCCGGGGCTGA
- a CDS encoding YbhB/YbcL family Raf kinase inhibitor-like protein, which translates to MAITCPRRLPMLALVSLLLAVGGCGGVGTIAFDSPATQASGTAAATLGSPAFADGQPIPARHSAYADDVSLPLSWVPVDGAVSYALLMEDPDADRPEPYVHWVAWNIPAGATALPEGLAADARLADPAGMRQGLNDRGTVGYFGPRPPEGSGLHHYQLQLFALDATLELADDADRAALVDAMRGHVLAKAKLVGTYAAPGG; encoded by the coding sequence ATGGCGATCACCTGTCCGCGCCGCCTGCCCATGCTGGCGCTCGTCTCACTGCTGCTGGCCGTCGGCGGCTGCGGCGGCGTAGGCACCATCGCGTTCGACAGCCCCGCGACCCAGGCCAGCGGAACCGCCGCCGCGACGCTGGGCTCGCCGGCGTTTGCAGACGGGCAGCCGATTCCGGCGCGCCACAGCGCCTACGCCGATGACGTCTCGCTGCCGCTGTCATGGGTGCCGGTCGACGGCGCGGTGTCGTATGCGCTGCTGATGGAAGACCCCGACGCCGACCGTCCCGAGCCTTATGTCCACTGGGTGGCATGGAACATCCCGGCCGGCGCCACCGCGCTGCCCGAAGGGCTGGCCGCCGACGCGCGCCTGGCCGATCCGGCCGGCATGCGCCAGGGCCTGAACGACCGCGGCACCGTGGGCTACTTCGGGCCAAGGCCGCCGGAGGGCAGCGGCCTGCACCATTACCAGCTGCAGCTCTTCGCGCTCGATGCGACGCTGGAGCTTGCCGACGACGCCGACCGCGCCGCCCTGGTGGACGCCATGCGCGGCCATGTCCTGGCCAAGGCGAAGCTGGTGGGCACCTACGCCGCGCCGGGCGGCTGA
- a CDS encoding LD-carboxypeptidase, producing MHRRAFIGHMALAGLLLPLAGGRGAMAAGQERLLPRALREGDTVALVSPSSATDDRLNLQLSRDVMEALGFRVKTGAHHASRRGHLAGSDAARAGDINAAFADPEVRAVVAVRGGSGAARLLPLLDYDAIRANPKVLLGYSDISALHSGIHARTGLVTFHGPNGTGSWNAFNADQFRRLFFQRELMHYRNRVEAGDELVPRRNRTLTITGGRAQGQLVGGNLAVLTALAGSPYLPDFRGKVLFLEDVSEAPYRIDRMFSTLRLMGALDGLAGFIFGECTDCDPGDGYGSLTLDEILDDYIRPLGIPAYRGAMIGHIREQFIVPVGGQVEMDADDGSFRLLGPVFQD from the coding sequence ATGCACAGACGCGCTTTCATCGGCCACATGGCGCTTGCCGGCCTGCTGCTGCCGCTCGCCGGCGGCCGTGGCGCCATGGCGGCGGGGCAGGAGCGGCTGCTGCCACGCGCGCTGCGCGAAGGCGACACCGTCGCCCTGGTCAGTCCGTCGTCGGCCACCGATGACCGCCTCAACCTGCAGCTTTCGCGGGACGTCATGGAGGCGCTCGGCTTCCGGGTGAAGACCGGGGCGCACCACGCGTCGCGCCGCGGCCACCTGGCCGGCAGCGACGCCGCGCGCGCCGGCGACATCAATGCCGCGTTCGCCGACCCCGAGGTGCGCGCGGTCGTCGCCGTGCGCGGCGGCTCGGGCGCCGCGCGCCTGCTGCCCCTGCTCGACTACGACGCGATCCGCGCCAACCCCAAGGTGCTGCTGGGCTATTCCGACATCTCCGCGCTGCACAGCGGCATCCATGCGCGCACCGGACTGGTGACCTTCCACGGACCCAATGGCACCGGCAGCTGGAACGCCTTCAATGCCGACCAGTTCCGCCGCCTGTTCTTCCAGCGCGAGCTGATGCACTACCGCAACCGGGTGGAGGCGGGCGACGAACTGGTGCCACGCCGCAACCGCACGCTGACCATCACCGGTGGCCGCGCGCAGGGCCAGCTGGTGGGCGGCAACCTGGCGGTGCTGACGGCGCTGGCCGGATCGCCCTACCTGCCGGACTTCCGCGGCAAGGTGCTGTTCCTCGAGGACGTGTCCGAAGCGCCGTACCGGATCGACCGGATGTTCAGCACGCTCCGGCTGATGGGCGCGCTGGACGGACTGGCCGGCTTCATCTTCGGCGAGTGCACCGACTGCGATCCGGGAGACGGCTACGGGTCGCTGACGCTCGACGAGATCCTGGACGACTACATCCGCCCGCTGGGCATCCCGGCCTACCGCGGCGCGATGATCGGGCACATCCGCGAACAGTTCATCGTGCCGGTGGGCGGGCAGGTCGAGATGGATGCCGACGACGGGAGCTTCCGGCTGCTGGGGCCGGTCTTCCAGGACTGA
- a CDS encoding lipocalin family protein has protein sequence MSTHPGLATVPKVDIERYMGTWYEIARLPMRHEPEDATDITATYSLKADGKVEVCNRMRRGGEVDEALGEATALDDSASRLEVSFLPEGLRWIPFTKGDYWIIGLEPDYSVALVGSPDRKYLWLLARTPRIEPATREHYLAIARAQGFDLTPLIDTPQSA, from the coding sequence ATGAGCACGCACCCCGGACTCGCCACCGTTCCCAAGGTCGACATCGAGCGCTACATGGGCACGTGGTACGAGATCGCGCGGCTGCCGATGCGCCACGAGCCGGAGGATGCGACCGACATCACCGCGACCTACTCGCTCAAGGCGGATGGCAAGGTCGAGGTCTGCAACCGCATGCGCCGTGGCGGCGAGGTCGACGAGGCGCTGGGGGAGGCCACGGCGCTCGACGACAGTGCAAGCCGCCTGGAGGTGAGCTTCCTGCCCGAAGGCCTGCGCTGGATCCCCTTCACCAAGGGCGACTACTGGATCATCGGCCTCGAGCCGGACTACAGCGTGGCCCTGGTCGGCAGCCCGGACCGCAAGTACCTGTGGCTGCTTGCGCGCACGCCGCGGATCGAACCTGCCACCCGCGAGCACTACCTCGCCATCGCCCGCGCGCAGGGCTTCGACCTGACGCCGCTGATCGATACGCCGCAGAGCGCCTGA
- a CDS encoding DUF3667 domain-containing protein yields the protein MSKQAAGAVADDVPAQCENCAATLHGVFCHACGQSVHNPIRHLGHAVEEFFEAFWHLDGRLFRTLRDLWSPGKVAINYLAGHRARYIAPLRLFVVLSVLTFFIGAVVIHVEDGGVDPDAVADIANARTPAEVERVRDALVAGIEQARVDAGETPGVDPALVMAEVRVQSAAANRIRELEGKPAAAPVDDALPPSVRPARLQLNILGHRGEWHPQDNPFIVGWWPGFANDWLNRKLGNLEKNMQSLGAGTADSWLKAMMASAPSALFLLVPVFAVLLRIAYLFSGRVYLEHLVVALYSHVFLLIMLTLAFVLAAANSWVSSTLGSFALGACFAAVMAWMPIYLLLMQKRVYRQAWWLTLLKYLVVGYVYFMMLLVATLLVFLARLTAA from the coding sequence GTGAGCAAGCAGGCAGCCGGTGCGGTCGCGGATGACGTGCCCGCCCAGTGCGAGAACTGCGCGGCCACCCTGCATGGCGTCTTCTGCCATGCCTGCGGCCAGTCGGTGCACAACCCCATCCGGCATCTCGGCCACGCCGTCGAGGAGTTCTTCGAAGCGTTCTGGCACCTCGACGGCCGCCTCTTCCGCACCCTGCGCGACCTCTGGTCGCCCGGCAAGGTGGCGATCAACTACCTGGCCGGCCACCGCGCGCGCTATATCGCGCCGCTGCGGCTGTTCGTGGTGCTGAGCGTGCTGACCTTCTTCATCGGCGCGGTGGTCATCCACGTCGAGGACGGTGGCGTGGACCCCGACGCGGTGGCAGACATCGCCAATGCGCGGACGCCCGCCGAGGTGGAGCGCGTACGCGACGCGCTGGTCGCCGGCATCGAGCAGGCGCGCGTCGATGCGGGAGAGACGCCGGGCGTCGACCCGGCGCTGGTGATGGCCGAGGTGCGCGTCCAGAGCGCCGCCGCGAACCGCATCCGCGAGCTGGAAGGCAAGCCCGCCGCCGCTCCGGTCGATGACGCGCTTCCGCCATCGGTGCGCCCCGCGCGTCTGCAGCTCAACATCCTCGGTCACCGGGGCGAGTGGCACCCGCAGGACAACCCCTTCATCGTCGGCTGGTGGCCCGGCTTCGCCAACGACTGGCTCAATCGCAAGCTGGGCAACCTCGAGAAGAACATGCAGTCGCTGGGGGCGGGCACCGCCGACAGCTGGCTGAAGGCGATGATGGCCTCGGCGCCATCGGCGCTGTTCCTGCTGGTGCCGGTGTTCGCCGTGCTGCTGCGCATCGCCTACCTTTTCAGCGGCCGGGTCTACCTCGAGCACCTGGTGGTGGCGCTGTACAGCCACGTCTTCCTGCTGATCATGCTGACGCTGGCGTTCGTGCTGGCGGCCGCCAACAGCTGGGTCTCGTCGACCCTGGGAAGCTTCGCCCTCGGCGCCTGCTTCGCGGCGGTGATGGCCTGGATGCCGATCTACCTGCTGCTGATGCAGAAGCGCGTGTACCGGCAGGCGTGGTGGCTGACCCTGCTCAAGTACCTGGTGGTCGGCTACGTCTATTTCATGATGCTGCTGGTGGCCACGCTGCTGGTCTTCCTGGCGCGGCTGACCGCCGCCTGA
- a CDS encoding outer membrane beta-barrel protein codes for MKNTRQAAATVALIACAIGGAATAHAQTRPLEGWKPPAQREADPAKRIPPVSTPAPVARDATAPQARDAAAPRTSATGNPPAAPMIHAYEIPAPAPAPEARQAHVESRGGFFVGAKGGRGWVYDDVDQSTRELNAGYRWQAGSVTLIGIELARGELGAKTEDGFFVDDVDYASIGVNARFNFGRTSPVYALVRAGYWAAEEKGDDAMDVDGGYFGLGLGVDVNRHVNLGLTYTNYVYFDSYYWDAGYYEVNRADTLMLGAEVRF; via the coding sequence ATGAAGAACACCAGGCAGGCCGCAGCGACGGTCGCCCTGATCGCATGCGCCATCGGCGGCGCCGCGACGGCACACGCGCAGACCCGGCCGCTCGAGGGCTGGAAGCCGCCGGCCCAGCGCGAAGCCGATCCGGCCAAGCGCATTCCGCCGGTGTCGACGCCGGCACCGGTCGCGCGTGATGCGACGGCACCGCAGGCCCGGGACGCCGCGGCGCCGCGGACCTCCGCCACGGGCAACCCGCCGGCCGCGCCGATGATCCACGCCTACGAGATCCCGGCACCGGCGCCTGCACCGGAGGCACGCCAGGCCCATGTCGAAAGCCGTGGCGGATTCTTCGTTGGCGCCAAGGGCGGCCGTGGCTGGGTCTACGACGACGTCGACCAGTCGACACGCGAACTCAATGCCGGATACCGCTGGCAGGCCGGTTCGGTGACCCTGATCGGCATCGAGCTGGCCCGCGGCGAACTCGGCGCGAAGACCGAGGACGGCTTCTTCGTGGACGACGTCGACTATGCGAGCATCGGCGTCAACGCGCGCTTCAACTTCGGACGGACCAGCCCGGTCTATGCCCTGGTCCGCGCCGGCTACTGGGCCGCGGAAGAGAAGGGCGACGACGCCATGGACGTCGACGGCGGCTACTTTGGCCTGGGCCTCGGCGTCGACGTCAACCGCCACGTCAACCTCGGCCTGACGTACACCAACTACGTCTACTTCGACAGCTACTACTGGGACGCGGGCTACTACGAGGTCAACCGCGCGGACACCCTGATGCTGGGCGCCGAAGTCCGCTTCTGA
- a CDS encoding DUF4142 domain-containing protein: MLGRLIKLGVLAGAGYAAWKTMAKRPARVGSGFFEQALQSGVADVAAARSAQLRGASADVRAFAQQIEHDHGEHNSELAQASGLELPEPDARQADALHALDLLQGEAYDRAWLQHMAKCHRDSIRAYEREVSQGGAGGPLAEGVLPKLRAHAERLAELQSTASGKGTSGTEASADAAVSDAAGSTGGEEGAASTGGPRATI; this comes from the coding sequence ATGCTCGGACGACTGATCAAACTTGGCGTACTGGCCGGCGCCGGTTACGCGGCCTGGAAGACCATGGCGAAGCGACCCGCGCGGGTCGGCAGCGGCTTCTTCGAGCAGGCGCTGCAGTCCGGCGTGGCCGATGTCGCGGCGGCGCGCTCGGCGCAGCTGCGTGGTGCCTCGGCCGACGTGCGCGCGTTCGCACAGCAGATCGAGCACGACCACGGCGAGCACAACAGCGAACTGGCGCAGGCGTCCGGCCTCGAACTCCCCGAGCCCGACGCCCGGCAGGCCGACGCGCTGCATGCGCTGGACCTGCTGCAGGGCGAAGCCTACGACCGCGCCTGGCTCCAGCACATGGCCAAGTGCCATCGCGATTCCATCCGCGCCTACGAACGCGAGGTTTCGCAGGGCGGCGCCGGTGGCCCGCTCGCCGAGGGCGTGCTGCCGAAGCTGCGCGCTCACGCCGAACGGCTGGCGGAGCTGCAGTCCACCGCGTCGGGCAAGGGCACGTCGGGTACGGAGGCGTCCGCGGATGCGGCGGTTTCGGATGCGGCGGGTTCGACGGGAGGCGAAGAGGGCGCCGCGTCGACCGGCGGTCCCCGCGCGACGATCTAG
- a CDS encoding DNA-formamidopyrimidine glycosylase family protein, producing MPEGPSIVILREAAAGLAGRKVLRVSGNSTQDIARMQGQKVLAVRSWGKHFLLEFKGFSLRIHFLLFGSWRLNEERDRPPRLSLGFSKGEVLNLYACSVRFLEGDLDAHYDWSADVMNAAWDAKAARRKLRAQPATLAADALLDQDLFAGVGNIIKNEVLHRIRVHPESAVGALPPRKLGELVTQAREYSFDFYRWKKDFVLKKNYQVHTKSTCPRDGTRLSYRKHLGKAQRRAFWCDTCQRLYQDA from the coding sequence ATGCCCGAAGGTCCTTCCATCGTCATCCTGCGCGAGGCCGCCGCCGGCCTCGCGGGCCGCAAGGTGCTGCGGGTGTCGGGCAACAGCACTCAGGACATCGCGCGCATGCAGGGGCAGAAGGTCCTGGCCGTGCGCAGCTGGGGCAAGCACTTCCTGCTGGAGTTCAAGGGCTTCAGCCTACGCATCCACTTCCTGCTGTTCGGCAGCTGGCGCCTCAACGAGGAGCGCGACCGCCCGCCCCGGCTCTCGCTGGGATTCAGCAAGGGTGAGGTGCTCAACCTCTACGCGTGTTCGGTGCGTTTCCTCGAGGGCGATCTCGACGCCCATTACGACTGGAGCGCCGACGTGATGAACGCCGCCTGGGACGCCAAGGCGGCCCGCCGCAAGCTGCGCGCCCAGCCCGCGACGCTCGCGGCCGATGCCCTGCTCGACCAGGACCTGTTCGCCGGCGTGGGCAACATCATCAAGAACGAGGTGCTGCACCGGATCCGCGTGCACCCGGAGAGCGCCGTCGGCGCCCTGCCGCCGCGCAAGCTGGGCGAGCTCGTCACCCAGGCGCGCGAATACAGCTTCGACTTCTACCGGTGGAAGAAGGATTTCGTGCTGAAGAAGAACTACCAGGTACACACCAAATCGACCTGTCCGCGCGACGGCACCCGGCTCAGCTACCGCAAGCATCTCGGCAAGGCGCAGCGCCGCGCCTTCTGGTGCGACACCTGCCAGCGGCTCTACCAGGACGCCTGA
- a CDS encoding urea carboxylase-associated family protein has protein sequence MSADAAGTVRIPPCSGHAVELAAGDVLVVIDPMGQQVSDLTAFCRDDLDEYLSSGRSIDYASRLWLSTGDVLYSNRSRPMFTIIEDTCGRHDFTLTPCSKEMFEKLYGEEVGRPGCEGNLAGALAPWGIGRDRVPVAFNIFMNVTVDGQSGEVAVLPPLSRAGDHISLRAEMPLVVAMTACSAGQSNNFSYKPIDFRVERA, from the coding sequence ATGAGCGCCGATGCCGCCGGGACCGTGCGCATCCCGCCGTGCTCCGGTCACGCGGTGGAGCTGGCAGCCGGCGATGTGCTGGTGGTGATCGACCCGATGGGCCAGCAGGTCAGCGACCTCACCGCCTTCTGCCGCGACGACCTCGACGAATACCTCTCGTCCGGGCGCTCGATCGACTACGCGTCCAGGCTCTGGCTCAGCACCGGCGACGTGCTGTACTCCAACCGCAGCCGCCCGATGTTCACCATCATCGAGGACACCTGCGGCCGGCACGACTTCACCCTGACGCCGTGCTCGAAGGAGATGTTCGAAAAACTGTACGGTGAGGAGGTCGGGCGCCCCGGCTGCGAGGGCAACCTGGCCGGTGCGCTGGCGCCCTGGGGTATCGGACGCGACCGCGTGCCGGTGGCCTTCAACATCTTCATGAACGTCACCGTGGACGGGCAGAGCGGGGAAGTGGCCGTGCTGCCGCCGCTCAGCCGCGCCGGTGACCACATCAGCCTGCGCGCGGAAATGCCGCTGGTCGTGGCCATGACGGCGTGCTCGGCCGGCCAGTCGAACAACTTCAGCTACAAGCCGATCGACTTCCGCGTCGAGCGCGCCTGA
- the gntA gene encoding guanitoxin biosynthesis heme-dependent pre-guanitoxin N-hydroxylase GntA, whose protein sequence is MNTATLSLPAHPRTGPLTRSFLDHVANPAFPCVGSKAALARDAIETFELGALGDRRNDVPLLDALAEFGAVLDASAEDDLTVRAFVALFDGPGDTSEQRFEALLWSQLQRLHELDVGRGARWSSDVSRDPADPRFSLSLAGHPFFVIGLHAGASRTARRFESPALVFNSHRQFDRLKGDGRYAKMQAATRERDIALQGSINPNLADYGAASEARQYSGRAVGSDWTCPFRPKPAR, encoded by the coding sequence ATGAATACCGCCACCCTGTCCCTGCCGGCACATCCCCGCACCGGCCCGCTGACCCGCAGCTTCCTTGACCACGTCGCCAATCCCGCCTTCCCCTGCGTGGGATCCAAGGCGGCGCTGGCCCGCGACGCCATCGAGACCTTCGAGCTTGGCGCGCTCGGCGACCGGCGCAACGATGTCCCGCTGCTCGACGCGCTGGCGGAGTTCGGCGCCGTGCTGGATGCCTCGGCCGAGGACGACCTGACGGTGCGCGCGTTCGTCGCACTGTTCGACGGCCCCGGCGACACCAGCGAGCAGCGCTTCGAGGCCCTGCTGTGGTCGCAGCTGCAGCGCCTGCATGAGCTGGACGTGGGTCGCGGCGCGCGCTGGTCGTCCGACGTCAGCCGCGATCCAGCCGACCCGCGCTTCAGCCTCAGCCTGGCCGGTCATCCGTTCTTCGTGATCGGGCTGCACGCGGGCGCTTCGCGCACGGCGCGTCGCTTCGAGTCGCCTGCGCTGGTGTTCAACTCGCACCGGCAGTTCGATCGCCTGAAGGGCGACGGCCGCTACGCGAAGATGCAGGCCGCCACCCGCGAGCGCGACATCGCGCTGCAGGGTTCGATCAACCCGAACCTGGCCGACTACGGCGCGGCGTCGGAGGCGCGCCAGTACAGCGGACGCGCCGTCGGCAGCGACTGGACCTGCCCGTTCCGCCCCAAGCCCGCGCGATGA